A window of the Carassius carassius chromosome 36, fCarCar2.1, whole genome shotgun sequence genome harbors these coding sequences:
- the LOC132117440 gene encoding beta-crystallin A1-like, which produces MALTNPMSMPMGPWKITVYDQEHFQGRRCEFTACCQNIMEYGMETVRSLKVECGVWVGFEHSTFNGQQFILEKGDYPCWEAWSGNNAYRIERMMSFRPIYSAMHSDCRMTLFECENMTGRKWEVCNDYPSLQAMGWCNNEVGSIQVMSGAWVCYQYPGYRGYQYIMESDCHGGEYRHYREYGCHAQTPQIQSIRRIQH; this is translated from the exons ATGGCTCTGACAAACCCAATGTCAATGCCCATGGGACCATGGAAG ataACTGTTTATGATCAGGAGCATTTCCAGGGCAGACGTTGTGAATTCACCGCTTGTTGCCAGAACATCATGGAGTACGGAATGGAGACTGTCCGCTCCCTGAAGGTGGAGTGTGGCGT CTGGGTAGGTTTTGAGCACTCTACCTTCAATGGCCAGCAGTTCATCCTGGAGAAGGGAGATTACCCTTGCTGGGAGGCCTGGAGTGGCAACAATGCCTATCGCATTGAGAGGATGATGTCCTTCCGCCCCATCTATTCTGCT ATGCACAGTGATTGCCGTATGACGCTTTTCGAGTGTGAGAACATGACTGGAAGGAAGTGGGAGGTGTGCAATGACTACCCCTCCCTGCAGGCTATGGGATGGTGCAACAACGAGGTCGGCTCCATCCAAGTCATGAGTGGCGC CTGGGTATGCTACCAGTATCCCGGTTACCGTGGTTATCAGTACATTATGGAGAGTGACTGCCATGGAGGCGAGTACAGGCACTACAGGGAGTATGGCTGCCACGCTCAGACCCCTCAGATCCAGTCTATCCGTAGGATCCAGCATTAA
- the LOC132117441 gene encoding carboxypeptidase D-like has product MHALWLILPHFLIVLHQILGLRLTDELHEETYKGYYNYADMTDRLQRFSLKYAHICSLLSIGQSVDGRELWVMRITTSPTADVPGKPRVKYVGNIHGDEALSRQLLMYLIEYLLTKYGRDVSVTELVNRTDIYILASVNPDGFERAVEGDCTGSSAGRENTKHHDLDKSFPDRDESFSKTPEDLPEVTAVMKWILEKKFVLSGSLHGGSVMATYPFDDGSSYATSGLTTDVAVFHHLAQSYTENHPIMRSDNPGCPGVPEKHSGDGGMQDYNYFKGNCFEVTFELSCCKYPPASQLFTEWTNNKDALFAYMHQAHIGVRGFVMTRSGFGLPDATISVSGIDHNITTWMFGDYYRLLLPGRYDITASSPGYLSNTVKNVPVIEGKATLLNFTLEEPIEEMLMLGPSEQLVLSSEGLNTPGPPASRSPIHTLDFRYHSYDEMEMFLQLLSAVHPSITHLISVGQSVQGRNLYVMEISTSPGVDQKGKPEVMFLGNLHGNEFIGREILLNLVEYLCRSYGSDPLVTRLVSSTRIHIMPSVNPDGYELALKAHNEQVSGDLSIIGHGNSHSVDLNANFPQKSGSGATVEAETQAVMNWIKDHSFVLSASIRGGFRGVVYPSSIDSVDQDMFKSVAKAYYAQSQDFQEPQACDVPRTREKKGIKHHPPVVTGIDLLTWAYHSTDTLAVNIGLSCELLPPEDLLSEYWENNYGALLHFIQQVHFFVRGMVTDGHSGKGIADATVMVEGTSHHVHTSSTGQYWRPLATGSYHITASAPGYTSISSSVRVLETQVEQVDFKLTRDTLQPSVEEGEQKNFEKLVEWLLAPGELDQLVRSLLPAQTYRYRNYRERSEFLHGLTLNFPRITRLYSLGQSTEIRTIWALEIAGNLQLPQAGEPKIRFVAGVHGNAAAGPELLLEFASVLCLNYGRNPVITKLIDRSRILILPCVNPDGREKAKKGFCSSSEGYTNAHGTDLDTDFFYGNASTQPETRAVMDLIYGGGFSLSVVLEGGSLLATYPYDRPNQHAQNEETLRYLASLYASNHPLMHLGNLGCTEKSEHIPGGILRGADFSAHTGSMKDFSLDVGVCPEITVYIGCCMFPSERQLFSLWMENRLPLFRMLLEVHRRLSGVVRDSKGHPVSDAVVVVNGFMNVHADSQGHFTTLVAPGTHQLLVQAHGYQQELQQVNISSDKVTSPIVIDFTADAASQSQTVFVIATASLMSVLICALIIWHLRSSKFSRVRDGVRWLRRKRDVLQMEGMASEKSPLRQEFLDESESEDDPFLVESR; this is encoded by the exons ATGCATGCGTTATGGCTCATTTTGCCGCATTTTTTAATAGTTCTGCACCAAATACTCGGTTTGCGACTCACCGACGAATTGCATGAAGAAACATACAAAGGATATTACAACTACGCTGACATGACCGATCGTCTTCAGCGTTTTTCTCTAAAGTACGCGCATATTTGCAGCCTCTTGAGCATCGGACAGTCGGTCGATGGAAGGGAGCTTTGGGTCATGAGAATAACAACGAGTCCGACGGCGGACGTACCGGGGAAACCGAGGGTCAAATATGTGGGCAACATCCACGGGGACGAGGCTTTATCGAGACAGCTGTTAATGTACCTGATCGAGTATCTGTTGACTAAGTATGGCCGTGATGTGAGTGTAACCGAGCTGGTGAACCGGACTGACATCTATATACTGGCCAGCGTGAATCCTGACGGCTTTGAGCGCGCGGTGGAGGGGGACTGCACCGGCAGCAGCGCGGGCCGCGAGAACACCAAACATCATGACCTCGATAAGAGTTTCCCAGACCGGGATGAGTCCTTCAGTAAGACCCCAGAAGACCTACCGGAGGTCACAGCTGTCATGAAATGGATTCTTgagaaaaa GTTTGTCTTGTCTGGTAGTCTACATGGGGGCTCAGTAATGGCCACCTACCCCTTTGATGACGGCAGTTCTTATGCAACCTCAGGGCTGACAACAGATGTTGCCGTGTTTCACCATTTAGCACAAAGCTACACTGAGAACCATCCCATTATGAGGTCGGACAATCCTGGTTGTCCTGGCGTTCCAGAAAAACACTCGGGAGATG GGGGAATGCAGGATTACAACTATTTCAAAGGGAACTGCTTTGAAGTCACTTTTGAGTTGAGCTGCTGCAAGTATCCACCAGCTTCTCAGCTTTTCACAGAATGGACCAATAACAAGGATGCCCTTTTTGCCTACATGCACCAA GCTCATATTGGAGTGAGAGGTTTCGTAATGACCAGATCAGGCTTTGGTCTCCCAGATGCAACAATCTCCGTTTCTGGAATTGATCACAACATCACCACTTGGATGTTTGGTGATTATTATCGCCTGCTGCTTCCTGGAAGATATGACATCACTGCCAGCTCACCTGG ATATCTTTCAAATACTGTCAAGAATGTGCCAGTGATTGAAGGCAAAGCCACGCTGTTAAACTTCACTCTTGAGGAACCTATAGAGGAGATGTTAATGCTAGGACCCTCTGAACAACTTGTACTAAGCAGTGAAGGTCTGAACACACCTGGGCCTCCCGCCTCAAGGTCTCCAATCCATACTTTGGATTTCCGATATCATAGTTATGATGAAATGGAGATGTTCTTGCAGCTGCTAAGTGCTGTCCATCCTTCCATCACGCACCTGATCTCTGTTGGACAATCAGTGCAGGGCAGGAATCTTTATGTAATGGAGATATCCACCAGTCCTGGTGTTGATCAGAAAG GCAAACCAGAGGTCATGTTTTTGGGTAACCTGCATGGAAATGAGTTTATTGGACGTGAAATTCTCCTAAACCTGGTTGAGTACTTGTGCCGCAGTTATGGCAGTGATCCATTGGTCACACGTCTGGTCAGTAGTACAAGAATTCACATCATGCCTTCTGTGAACCCAGACGGGTATGAATTGGCACTAAAAG CTCACAATGAACAGGTTTCAGGAGACCTAAGTATTATTGGACACGGTAACAGTCACAGTGTTGACCTGAATGCAAATTTCCCTCAAAAGTCAGGATCAGGAGCTACTGTTGAAGCAGAAACTCAAGCAGTGATGAACTGGATCAAGGATCACTCCTTTGTACTGTCTGCAAGTATACGTGGAG GGTTTAGGGGAGTTGTCTACCCCAGCTCCATTGACTCTGTTGATCAGGACATGTTTAAATCAGTTGCAAAAGCCTATTATGCG caatctcaggattttcaaGAGCCTCAGGCTTGTGATGTGCCAAGAACCAGAGAGAAAAAAGGCATTAAGCACCATCCTCCAGTAGTCACAG GAATTGATCTGCTGACTTGGGCATATCACAGCACAGACACTTTAGCCGTTAACATTGGTCTGAGCTGTGAACTGCTTCCACCAGAGGATTTGCTCTCAGAATACTGGGAGAATAATTACGGAGCGCTCTTGCACTTTATACAACAG GTTCATTTCTTTGTGAGGGGTATGGTGACTGATGGTCATTCTGGCAAAGGCATTGCTGATGCCACAGTCATGGTAGAAGGCACAAGCCATCATGTCCACACCAGCAGCACAGGCCAGTACTGGAGACCTCTGGCTACTGGTTCTTACCATATCACCGCTTCTGCTCCAGG TTATACTTCAATATCATCATCTGTCCGGGTGTTGGAGACTCAGGTGGAGCAAGTGGACTTCAAGCTGACCAGAGATACATTGCAGCCATCTGTTGAGGAAGGAGAACAGAAGAACTTTGAGAAACTGGTGGAGTGGCTTCTAGCCCCTGGTGAGTTGGATCAGTTGGTCCGCAGTCTTCTCCCTGCTCAGACTTACCGGTACCGGAACTACAGGGAACGCTCTGAGTTCCTGCATGGATTGACCTTAAACTTTCCTCGCATCACACGGCTGTACAG CTTGGGTCAAAGCACTGAAATTAGAACTATCTGGGCTCTTGAGATCGCTGGCAATTTGCAGCTCCCTCAAGCTGGTGAACCCAAGATCCGTTTTGTGGCCGGAGTCCATGGTAATGCAGCAGCAGGTCCAGAGTTGCTGCTTGAATTTGCTTCTGTTCTCTGCCTAAACTATGGCAGGAATCCAGTCATCACCAAG CTGATTGACAGGAGCAGGATACTGATTCTCCCTTGTGTGAACCCTGATGGTAGAGAGAAGGCAAAAAAGGGATTCTGCTCATCCAGTGAGGGGTACACCAACGCTCATGGCACAGACCTGGACACTGATTTCTTCTATG GCAATGCATCCACACAGCCAGAGACGCGTGCAGTGATGGATCTGATTTATGGAGGGGGTTTCTCTCTCTCAGTAGTGCTAGAGGGAGGCTCTCTGCTGGCTACGTACCCCTATGACAGGCCTAATCAGCATG CACAAAATGAGGAGACGTTGAGATATTTGGCCTCCTTGTATGCCAGCAATCATCCTTTAATGCACTTGGGTAACTTGGGATGTACAGAAAAGTCAG AGCATATCCCAGGAGGGATCCTTAGGGGTGCGGATTTCAGCGCTCACACTGGCAGTATGAAG GACTTTAGTTTGGATGTTGGCGTTTGCCCTGAAATTACGGTATACATTGGCTGTTGTATGTTCCCATCCGAACGTCAGCTCTTCTCGCTGTGGATGGAGAACAGACTGCCTCTTTTCCGCATGCTGCTGGAG GTTCACAGAAGGCTGAGTGGTGTTGTGAGGGACAGTAAAGGCCATCCGGTGTCGGATGCTGTTGTTGTGGTGAACGGCTTTATGAATGTTCATGCAGACAGTCAGGGTCACTTCACCACTCTCGTGGCTCCAGGCACACATCAGCTGCTGGTTCAGGCCCATGGATATCAGCAAGAACTCCAGCAG GTGAATATATCCTCAGACAAAGTGACCAGCCCCATTGTGATCGACTTTACAGCGGATGCGGCTTCCCAAAGTCAGACAGTCTTTGTAATTGCCacag CCTCTTTGATGAGTGTCTTGATCTGCGCTCTCATCATCTGGCACCTTCGCTCTTCCAAGTTCAGCCGCGTAAGAGACGGGGTTCGTTGGTTGCGTCGTAAGAGGGACGTCCTTCAAATGGAAGGAATGGCCTCAGAGAAGTCACCCTTGCGACAGGAGTTCCTGGATGAGAGCGAGAGTGAAGATGACCCTTTCCTTGTGGAGAGTCGCTGA
- the LOC132117443 gene encoding transmembrane protein 233-like translates to MAVNTDAPHATGALGERAALHSTDFGETQKLLDNSDKELKKELNHSPSDTHLVKCFEAEQTVVNVAPEPSSPSRVSFSRFSRASSPTPAEREPCSFMWVAVISCFCPAVPINLFAIYFAHMSRTMIEAEDYDGARRLGRLSLLLSIVSIVVGLAIVLYLLLTEY, encoded by the exons ATGGCTGTTAACACGGACGCCCCTCACGCGACAGGTGCCCTGGGCGAGAGAGCCGCACTGCACTCCACCGATTTTGGAGAAACTCAGAAACTTCTTGACAACTCAGACAAAGAGCTGAAGAAAGAATTAAACCACTCGCCCTCTGATACACACCTCGTGAAGTGTTTTGAAGCGGAACAGACTGTGGTTAACGTTGCCCCGGAGCCCAGCTCTCCGTCGCGGGTCAGCTTCAGCCGCTTCAGCCGCGCGTCGTCGCCCACGCCCGCGGAGCGCGAGCCCTGCAGCTTCATGTGGGTGGCCGTGATCTCCTGCTTCTGTCCGGCCGTTCCCATAAACCTGTTCGCGATTTATTTCGCACATAtg TCTCGAACCATGATAGAAGCAGAAGATTATGATGGGGCCAGAAGACTTGGGCGTCTATCTTTGTTGCTTAGTATCGTTTCCATTGTTGTGGGTCTGGCTATAGTCCTATATCTGTTGTTGACag aGTATTAG